From the genome of Mycoplasmopsis bovis PG45:
TTCTAAAGTTTTTTCCTTTAATTTACTTGGTTTATATGTAAATAATTCATCAATAATATTAATATGTTGTAAAAACATCCTATTTATACCATAAAACAAAAATACACAAAATATTTATCCTACGTTTCCCACTTAGTCGCGAAAACACTCAGTTTTCGGCGACTATATTTTTTTATAAAAAAATATAATTTATTATACTTTTATGCTTAAATATGATATAATAAAAACATGAAGAAGTCGAAAAATGATGCAAAAAGACAATGAAGAACATCAATAGCAAGAGTCAAAAAAGGTGAATACTTATCAATTGGAGTGCCAAGACCAGATAACAAAGGTTTTGTATACAGATTAGGATATGGTTATTTGCATGAATTAAAACAATATCACGATGATCCGCTAACAATTATCAAAGCAATTATTGCAAACTTTCCATTGTCTTGAACAAAAGAACAAGCAAGAACTAAATTAGATGAGATTCTTAAAGAGAAAAAAGAGACCAAAAAAGAAGTTTTAGAAAGGTTCAAAGGTTACGAAGTAGTTGAAAAACTATTTGATTATTTAAATATTTTTAACGATTGTTCACCCACAAAATCGACAACATTAAAAGATGTTGTTTTACAGTTGATTTATCAAAGAATTAAAAATCCAATAAGCGTTTTTAACACTTATATGACAGCAAAAAAAGAAAAAATAGACACTTATTCAAAAAATTCATTTTATAGATCATTAGACTATATAGCAAAAAACAAAGATGAAATTTTAAGAAATTTAAATGCACAAATTTGTGCAAATACTAATAGAAAAATTGATGTATTATGATTTGATGCAACAACTACTTATTTTGAAACATTTTCTCGTGAAGGTTATAAAAAACCTGGCTATTCAAAAGATGGAAAATTTAAAGAAGACCAGATTGTTATAGGTATGGCAACTGATGAAAATGGGATACCGTTACACTACAAAATATTTCCAGGAAATGTTACCGATTCAAATACTTTCATACCATTTATGCTTGAAATTGCAGATATTTATGAAGTTAACAGTGTAACTATAATTGCTGACAAAGGAATGAGTGTTAATAGAAATATTAGATTTTTAGAATCTAAGAATTGAAAATACATAATTTCATATAGAATGAAAGCTGGAAGCAAACAATTTAAAGAGTATGTATTAGATGAAAAAGATTATGTAAATGATGGTGGTTTGATATACAAAACTCGTGATATTGCATCATCATACAATAAAAAAAGAATTAATGAACATTTTAGAAGACAAATAATTAGTTTTAGCCAAAAACGAGCAACTAAAGACAAAAACGATAGAGACATTTTAATTCAAAATTTCACTAAGAAAATGAATAAAGATAATCTTGTTTCTTGTGATGATCTAGCGGGATCTAAAAAATATAGATTCTTCAAACCTATAAACAAAGGTGCATTTTATGAACTTGACATAGAAAAAATACAAGAAGATCAAAAATATGATGGATACTATGTTTACGAAACAAACAGAACAGATTTATCAGTAAAAGAAGTTATTAATTTATATTCAAAACAATGACAAATTGAGTCTAATTTCAAGACATTAAAAGGTAAATTATCTCTTCGTCCAATGTATTTATCAACTTGAAACCATATTGTTGGTTACATCTGTTTATGTTTCATTTCATTAGTGTTTTTAAATTACATCATCTACATTCTAAATTCAAAATTAGGACTGACTGGAAAAAGTAAAATTACTGAGCATAAAGTGATTAATGTTATCAAAGAAGTTAAAGAAATTGAAGTATTTGTAAATAAACAAAAAATCGAAACTATACAAGTTTATAACGACGAGTTACAAGAAAGTTGGCAAACTTATCAAATATTATTAGAACTTTTAACAAAAGAAAAAGTCACTTAGACATTACATTGTAAAAAAACATAACTTATGAAATCAAAAATTTACATAATTATGTTTTCTTGTTTTATGCTTAAACTGGGAAACGTAGGAATACACAAAATATTTATGTTGAAATTTAACACTATTTTTAATGTATGAAATTAAATAAAAAAACTATGAAATTTCATAGTAATTTATTAGTTAAACACAAATGCTTCTATTCGTTAAAATTGTGTTTAGAATCAATTTTTGTTAATACAAAATAATTGTTCTCATTAAAATAGCCAAATAGTCTAAATTTTTGCTGATCTTTACCTAAATGAATTTCTCTAACATCCATATCTTGCTCTTCAATGTGCCTTTTAACTAATGGCTTAAAACGTTTTCTCATATATGTTTTTTCTACTTGAGATATTGTCATCTTTTTTTCAAGAATGTCATTAACAAAATTATTAAACTTCTTTAATCCATCTAAATCCAAAGATTTAAAATCATACCCATTATCTAGTTTATTTACAATTGCAAACTTAAAAACTATCTCTTTGTTTGTATGAAATAAATTTGTTTTCTTATTTAAATTTAACTCACTTGTTAATTTTTTATTCAAAGTTAATCTCCTGAATAAATGCTTTTATAAAAATTTTTCATATCGGCCGGATCAATTACTTTAGTTGATATTTCAAATTCTGATAGACCATTTCTAGCTTTTAGCCATGGTTCTTCTGAATGTGATATTGCTTCTAATTCATATCCTGATTTATCCCCATAAGTAATCCAAACAGCATCTAGTAGCTCTAAAATGTTTTTGCTGAATTTCTCATCATTTGGCTTTAATTGTTCAATTTCATTTCAGCCATATTCTTTATAATCATGTCAAAGTTCAGGAGAAACTGGACCATGAACTCATGCTTGAAAAGCAGTGTCACTTAGAATGCCTTCACCAAGCAATGCATTTGCTCATGCTTCAGCATA
Proteins encoded in this window:
- a CDS encoding MAG6450 family protein, which gives rise to MNKKLTSELNLNKKTNLFHTNKEIVFKFAIVNKLDNGYDFKSLDLDGLKKFNNFVNDILEKKMTISQVEKTYMRKRFKPLVKRHIEEQDMDVREIHLGKDQQKFRLFGYFNENNYFVLTKIDSKHNFNE
- a CDS encoding Panacea domain-containing protein gives rise to the protein MNKKYSYKDVSNWFLSKESMTPKKLQKLTYYAEAWANALLGEGILSDTAFQAWVHGPVSPELWHDYKEYGWNEIEQLKPNDEKFSKNILELLDAVWITYGDKSGYELEAISHSEEPWLKARNGLSEFEISTKVIDPADMKNFYKSIYSGD
- a CDS encoding IS1634-like element ISMbov3 family transposase, whose protein sequence is MKKSKNDAKRQWRTSIARVKKGEYLSIGVPRPDNKGFVYRLGYGYLHELKQYHDDPLTIIKAIIANFPLSWTKEQARTKLDEILKEKKETKKEVLERFKGYEVVEKLFDYLNIFNDCSPTKSTTLKDVVLQLIYQRIKNPISVFNTYMTAKKEKIDTYSKNSFYRSLDYIAKNKDEILRNLNAQICANTNRKIDVLWFDATTTYFETFSREGYKKPGYSKDGKFKEDQIVIGMATDENGIPLHYKIFPGNVTDSNTFIPFMLEIADIYEVNSVTIIADKGMSVNRNIRFLESKNWKYIISYRMKAGSKQFKEYVLDEKDYVNDGGLIYKTRDIASSYNKKRINEHFRRQIISFSQKRATKDKNDRDILIQNFTKKMNKDNLVSCDDLAGSKKYRFFKPINKGAFYELDIEKIQEDQKYDGYYVYETNRTDLSVKEVINLYSKQWQIESNFKTLKGKLSLRPMYLSTWNHIVGYICLCFISLVFLNYIIYILNSKLGLTGKSKITEHKVINVIKEVKEIEVFVNKQKIETIQVYNDELQESWQTYQILLELLTKEKVT